ctgtatttaaataaaatttaatttgtaaataaatgttatataaatattgcGATGAGTAGTCATTTGCGACGCCGCGGTTGGCGGTTTTGATGGTGGAATCAGTGAGCTTGGAGCTGGGTAGTTCAGAGGCCGGGCGACGCAGCAAGGTTGACGGTGATGAGTGTTAGGGTTTGCATTGGTAGCAGAAGAAGGGTTTGGAAGAGGTTTTAGGTCTTTTAAGAATGGATAttttcaggaaaaaaaaaaaagtaatttaagtATAGCAATTATAGAATGACCCACGTTgatattcatttaacaaatctaataatgataaaatgatattaaaaaaataaatttttataattttgtcaaatgaatctaaaatatcatttttcatttaagtaataataataataaatatataaaaataatagtaataataggAAAATTACAAATCAGAAACTAGATAAATGGGCTGGGCTTGCTCTctttttccctctttttttGTTATGTTCTCATCTGCCAACATTTATTGGCATGGACTTGACCCATTTCAGTTATTCTTTTTGAATCCTTTTTCATGTTTACATAATTTACACCTTgcatttctatattttaatgGTTGTAAATTCACAAAATACaaagttttataataaaatttgaaagaattaAGTCTCAAacttgataattaaaattttcatttttaataaatttttataatattaagttctaaacttacttgaaaattatattttcaaaattattagttATCATGTGAAatcttgaattttttaataattaaaatttttatttttataaattttatgttaagtcttgataattttaaaaaattaataattatcatgttaaattttagatttgtttgataattaaatttttttatcatgttaaGTTTCCAACTTaatagataattataattttcaaattaataactataattttttcatcataTTAAGTCTCATAGtcctttatattattttaaaataaaagaatattaataagatcaatatttcttccattaatctttttttaaagagaactatctgatttttcttttttgagaaTATGTATGGCCAAAGTTAATCATTCTTGagctaaaataattttaatttttttatcattttatatatgttttatttgatcatttttgagaaaaacaaatattttaaaaaatcacaaTAATTCTAGGCACTTAATTAAAAGGAAGTTTTTTTTGTATGGAAGTTGTGGAGTGCGACCTTTCTCTCACATAAATAATTTGAACTCAATTTTGGTTTTCCgtagttttttttagtatacTGTGGAGGCGActcttttcataattttttgttcttattttacAAAAGTTTTCATGTTTTCAGTTCCATCATGATGTCTTGCAAAAGAAGCTATAAGTTAAAGTTAGTGTAGTTCACGAATTCAAGTTGATGTAATGAACAAATAACTTGAGTTGGAGTAATTCTCAAAGTTGCAGAATAAGGTGACATTTTCAAAAAACAGATAAAATTTTATCTGTGTATTTATCGTTAATATCGGTTGCGAAAATagaaagtgaagagaaagagaagcaaAGATGGAAGTaagagaagaatgagagagacAAGTTATACCGCTGAGTGTCTTCCAGGCAGATCTCTGAGCAGAGACGGTAGCAAGGAGacagtgaagaagaagaagcaccGCGAGGGGAGCAGAGAGAGCGCGTGGATTCCACATCCCGGCAACGGTGGCAGATTACGACGAACCGAAAAACCCAACCACCTCAAAAAATGCAAAGAGGAGAGAGTAACTGTTTCTGCGCGTGACACAATGAGGTCTTAACTCAGAAGCTGAACTTTTTTAAAGTTCTAATAATGGCTTTTGGTTTTTTCTCTCTTGGGGTTAGGGATTGTGgaattacatttttatattatttaattagatttaatatcgttgttgaaaaaaataaaaaaaaaggaaaaatattatgaaaactCTTTTacatgttaatttattttgtcttGATGTCTTTTGCATGTTGAAATGTTTATAGTAAAAGACACTGATGCAATagaatttgatataaatttattttgttttattaattttataatattttattttatcatttataaattattaaaattggtaCGTTACATTTCTATATAAAACATTCATTACTTATCATCAACCTTTTATTTTAACTGTTGATACTATccattcatttatatttttgtattacaaaattttataaaaaaaagtgattggGCTAAACAACATGAGTACTAAAAGACGAAGACTTTTCCTTTAAAGAGACGAAGACTTATTCTTTACACCAAGAGATATGACCGCTGTATTCGTTTCAGACATAAAAcaaagattttgattttgaaacaTCACATATACAATTAAgacctaaaaacaaaaacataacagaaGTTTTGATAAACTAATGTGTATGACAGCGAGTTTTGTGGTTCAATTACGATGATGCTGCTGCCCCCATTTTTCCATATGATTAGATTTTTAACAAACAAACCAATAATAATTGCTAAGtcaataatatagaaaataacaaatatctATCTTCAAAATAGGATCACCATAAATGACTTTTAATCTGTgttgaatgaattttaattattttgtttaatagtCTTTCGTGGTATAAAAATTAAgagggagttgctccctccacccctacacgtctcttcctccacctccccaaatttttaaaatgccaattatatccttctaaaatgacaattatatcctcaaaagttaaaaggaacactatctctggacggatgacatccttcaacggatgtcatccgtccagaggcagtgttccttttaggtttcgtttttattttactacgttttgcggctcatgcaaggattataggcttggatattcaaaggattattggaaatatgggaagggtttagggtttagaattataggaaggattatgactacgtacctggagaagaaccacgacaaggacactacaccataaacgcactgcaccacgtattgcaccgagaacaagaggaagattgcttgataattcttttcacgatcaccaagctttgcagaaaaatattttactcatacaaggaactacgtaggttatcagtgaaatatgttataaatgaataaaattaaaaaacaataattttaaaaataaaattttactgaggggcaagatagtaaaggaaaggtggaggaaggggcaaaaaggtaaaggggaggtggaggaagagatgtgtgggggtggagggagcaactcccaaattaagatttaatacagtttaaataattttttctcttttcgtcttttaaagatataaaaactATATTGTAAGCTTAAGCCTAAGTTAATTTATGTCGATCATCTAAACAACTTTAATAATGGTAGCATCAAATTTTCACTATTCTCCAAGCTTCGAAATTTGATATTGGTTGCATGAAATATGGGCTTCGTATTTTTTGAACCTATCCCAAAGCTTACTAACAAGAAAAGACCAATTCGTCAATTCTCAAGACAAACTTAGATTCCTTCATCTTAGTTTTGCAAATTGCTTACTGCACCCCCATCAAATTTCGAACCAATACcggagaggaagaagagagaaaatgccAAAAGAACTCGTGTTCTGAAAAAACTTTATTCGAAACacatttataattgtataaaaatgaatttcGGAAGGTATTATATATGTGTTTCAGAATGTACTTCACACGTTtcgaaaattttattttaaaaatattatttcagaAATTCTATTTTGGAATATTTTATTCCGGAAATGTTATTACCGAAAATTTTGGAAATCGTGTTCcagaattaataaaaaatcttgtaatttttcttcaaaatttaagCTTCTATTTTATAgcaaccgaagcgtataaacgaataaattttagttaagtcaataataattaataaaatttttaaaattgtcagtgtaccttttttttttataaaatgaaaacacaTAATACGGGTTTAAAACCCAAAACTGTTAGCTAGTACatagtatttataattaagtttattttgttcAAGAAGTTTAATAACcaacttttatttcttaaataattataataaaatcaatatatttagttttgtttaaaatgttatcattatatataggttaacagatgaaaaataaataaagaatattgaaaaaataaaaacactacgaaaagatataaaatgtatctgaaaagattaaaagaaaagcATTTCCTTTGAAGTAAAGATTataggaaagaataaaatatatgaagagTGAAACAATGTGGTGGGTTTATTTTTTGGATAATAAATGAGATGTAGTTGGAGTATTAAACGCAAGTCCCATTTTTTTGGGGCATTGACTCCTCAGTCAATTTCATTTTTGTGGATAAGATAGAGACTACAATAAATTTGTGGAAATCAAACCTATAGGCCCCATTTTTGTCGAAATTGACTCCAACAAGTCAATTCCATTGACAATGCAGGTTCAATATTAGAAGCTGTGCCattttttgtttacaagtcACAATCAAAGAACCCCATCTCCTATTTTAATTTGGCTATAAATCTTCATCTTTGATACTTAGCTATATGCACATTTTTCCTTTAAAGTAAATCCCAGCGAACACTTGCACTTAAACAGAGTTAGATATGGAGTCATGGGTGGGGTGGTTGCTTCTTCTATGTTTCCATATGTTATTCTTTCACTTCTCATTCTCCCATTCCTTATGTCATCCTCACGATAATATTGCCTTGCTCCAATTCAAAACCTCTCTCAATTTTTCTGATAGCTATTATTTCAATTGTGGTAATGTTGATCCAAAGATAGCAACTTGGGAAAATGGAACACAATGTTGTTCATGGGTTGGGGTTACTTGTCATCCCATTTCTGGTCGTGTCATAGGCCTCGACGTCTCATGTAGTGGTCTTTACGGTGAAATCCTTCCAAACAATACCTTTTTCTATCTTTCTCATCTCCAATCACTTAATCTTGCTTTCAATTATATCGACTTTCAACTTTCATCTCTTTTTGGTGGATTTGTGAGTCTCACACACCTCAATTTGTCTTCTTGTGGTTTTAAAGGTGAAATTCCTTCCCAAATCTCACAACTTTCCAAATTGGAATCACTTGATCTCTCTCATAATTTTATGTTAAGGTGGAAAGAAAACAATTGGAAGAAGTTCCTCCAAAACACAACATTTTTAAAGGAGCTTATTTTGGATGATGTAGACATGACTTTAAGTTTGATGAGTCCGCTCAACCTGTCTACCTCTTTGGTCGGTCTTAGTCTCAGTTCCACTCATATTCGAGGAAGCTTTAAAAATGACATCTTATGCTTACCAAAACTTCAACAGTTGGACTTGTCAGATAATTACGGCCTCAATGGCCGCCATCATCTTCCCAGCTTGAGTTGTAGTGCTGCTTCTCTCACTATATTAGATCTTTCATCTAATGACTTTGAGGGGTCAATCCCTACGTCTTTCTCAAACCTTACGCATCTTACTGTCCTTGATCTCTCATATAACATCTATCTCAACGGTTCAATTCCCTCCTCCCTCTTAATCTTTCCCAGTCTAACTCTTTTGGATCTTCAATTTAATCAATTCAGTGGCCAAATCCCAAATGTCTTTCCCCAGGCaaacagttttgaaaaactaGATTTGAGTGATAACAATATAGAAGGAGAGCTACCATCAACACTTTCAAATCTCCAATGGCTTGTTTTCTTGGATCTTTCAATGAATAAATTGAGTGGTCAAATTCCATTGTCAATTCTAAATCTTCAATATCTTGTTTTCTTAGATCTTTCACATAATAGATTGGAGGGTCCTATGCCTAACAAAATAATAAGTCTTTCAAACCTAACTCGGTTATACTTGAATGACAACTTACTAAATGAAACAATTCCTGTTTGGTGTTTATCTTTGCCATATTTGCTAGAGCTAGATCTATCAGATAATCAGTTCACAGGACATATAAGTGCTATGGTGTCACAGTCCTTTGAATTTCTGTATTTGTGCAACAACAAGCTACAGGGCAATATTCCACAATCAATCTTCACTATTGTAAATCTTGGTCAATTATGTTTATCATCAAACAACTTTAGTGGTTTTCACAACGTCAATTACAATTTCCCCAGGTTAGAGAGATTGTATTTATCTTCTTTAGGTCTGACTGAGTTTCCAAAATTGGCAGGAAAAGTCCCAAGGTTGATAGAACTTGATCTatccaacaacaaattgaatggAACAGTTCCCAAGTGGTTACATGAAATCGATTCATTAGGTTATTTATACCTATCCCAAAACTTGTTGACGACTCCAATGAAGCAATTCTCAAGGAACTACAACCTTCAATTCCTTGATCTTAGCTTCAATTTACTCACTGGCgacatctcttcctccatttgTAATGTAAGTTCACTTGAGAGTCTTGTCTTGTCTCACAATAAGTTGGTAGGTGTCATTCCACCATGCCTTGCAAACTTGTCTTCCCTTGCTATTTTGGATTTACAAAGGAACAAACTAAATGGCACATTACCAAGTAATTTCTCAATGAATAGTTTTCTCACCGTTATGAATCTCAATGACAACCAATTAGAAGGTATTTTGCCAAAATCTTTGTCAAATTGCACACTATTGGTGGTCTTGAATCTTGCCAACAATCAAATTGAGGACAAATTTCCTGACTGGCTTCAAACTCTACCAATGTTGACAATATTGGTATTGCGTGCCAACAAATTGTACGGTCCCCTTCCAAGTTTAAAGATGAAACATGGATTTTCAAGTTTACTAATTTTTGATATCTCATCAAACTACTTCAATGGTTCAATACCAAAAACctatatacaaaattttcaagccATGAAGAATGTTATTCGTTACGAAGTGGGCGAGCTATGCATACGACCTTACAGTAGATCTGTAACTGAATTTGCAACCGTAACAACAAAAGCCACAAACATGACATTCAAAAAATTTCCAAAAAACTTTATAAACATTGATTTATCCAGAAACAAATTTGAAGGAGAGATTCCATATGAAATTGGAGAGCTTCATGCTCTTAGAGGACTCAACTTTTCCCATAATAGACTCAGTGGTTCTATTCCCCAATCCATTGGAAATTTGACAAATTTGGAATCATTGGATCTCTCCTCAAATATATTGATTGGTAGGATACCCTTTGTATTAACCAATTTGAACTTTCTTGAAGTCCTGAATCTTTCCTATAATCATCTTGTTGGAGAAATACCTGAAGGAAAACAGTTCAACACTTTTGAAAATAACTCCTACATTGGAAACTCAGGACTATGTGGGTTCCCATTGTCAAAGAAATGCAACAACACTAAACAACAATCTTCAtctttgttagcaaaatgatgaagatgaagttttgatgatgtccaaatcaagtcaagagaaatcaagattcaagatgttatgaagacttgtattgctatggaaagcttttgtaataattatggTTTAGTATCTAGGACTTAGATagttagtagttttatgtatgcattcaaaagtgatgtaaaaataagccaaacagcaaaaactgtgcagtgctaatcgattaacagagggtgttaatcgattgttccagtgcgccgtgaagaagcccagcattgcagtgttaatcgattaacagagggtgttaatcgattaacgttaatcgattaacaagggctgttaatcgattaacacaggagccgtttgaaaaactagccgttttaagagccgttggactatccgttggagtgctaatcgattaaccactgtagctaatcgattaacacagtgtgaaaggctgaaaacgaaaaatggaagagtctttggatgagtctataaatagactctcattttctctcaagaacATGATCCAGGAActggagaaactcttcccttgtgctcaaatactcagaaactcttgagaattgtgtgctcttgctcagctaaggaaactctgtctgtagagttggtgatatactgctacggtgatagaggaatagctggttcatccttggtgtgtctaaggaggtgtctggaagaggaagttcatccttcgtgaagtattcggaggaggtgttcatccttcgtgaagtattcggaggaagtgtttcatcctttgtgaagattcaaaggaggtgttgtctcatctcttgtggcatcaagagaggtggtttctaaacttttacaaattgtatctttgtgattgtagtttgtaattgttttgtgttagtgaaactgtttatcttgttttgagataagcgactggacgtaggattggtaagatccgaaccaggataaaatcatctgtgcaaatttctctcaaccttactctctttgtttgtcaatattaattgctaagtaagtttaactgagtagaaattaaaaggcacaagttagtattaaaaaccctcttggtttgttattccacgctaaccattccgctgcagccgctcctgacaattggtatcagagcttgctttgatagtcattcaaatggcgggatcacatcaaacctttgcagagggtgcttctatcaatagaccaccactattcacaggtgaaaattacgcattctggaaggttagaatgcaaatttttatggaatctattgatatagatatttgggatgctgttgcatttggtccttttgttccaactaacaatatgcaggaaccaaagccccgtgaccaatggactgctcaagataagaaaaagtttggtaatgatgtaaaagctcgtaatattatttcatctgctttaactgttgatgagttttacaggatttctgtttgtaaaactgcacaagaaatgtgggaagtactaagagtaacccatgaaggtacagatgatgttaagagagctagaaagaataacttaatccaggaatacgagatgttcaggatgaagcaaggggaaacaatagtagatgttca
This window of the Vigna angularis cultivar LongXiaoDou No.4 chromosome 7, ASM1680809v1, whole genome shotgun sequence genome carries:
- the LOC108322851 gene encoding receptor-like protein 9DC3 is translated as MLFFHFSFSHSLCHPHDNIALLQFKTSLNFSDSYYFNCGNVDPKIATWENGTQCCSWVGVTCHPISGRVIGLDVSCSGLYGEILPNNTFFYLSHLQSLNLAFNYIDFQLSSLFGGFVSLTHLNLSSCGFKGEIPSQISQLSKLESLDLSHNFMLRWKENNWKKFLQNTTFLKELILDDVDMTLSLMSPLNLSTSLVGLSLSSTHIRGSFKNDILCLPKLQQLDLSDNYGLNGRHHLPSLSCSAASLTILDLSSNDFEGSIPTSFSNLTHLTVLDLSYNIYLNGSIPSSLLIFPSLTLLDLQFNQFSGQIPNVFPQANSFEKLDLSDNNIEGELPSTLSNLQWLVFLDLSMNKLSGQIPLSILNLQYLVFLDLSHNRLEGPMPNKIISLSNLTRLYLNDNLLNETIPVWCLSLPYLLELDLSDNQFTGHISAMVSQSFEFLYLCNNKLQGNIPQSIFTIVNLGQLCLSSNNFSGFHNVNYNFPRLERLYLSSLGLTEFPKLAGKVPRLIELDLSNNKLNGTVPKWLHEIDSLGYLYLSQNLLTTPMKQFSRNYNLQFLDLSFNLLTGDISSSICNVSSLESLVLSHNKLVGVIPPCLANLSSLAILDLQRNKLNGTLPSNFSMNSFLTVMNLNDNQLEGILPKSLSNCTLLVVLNLANNQIEDKFPDWLQTLPMLTILVLRANKLYGPLPSLKMKHGFSSLLIFDISSNYFNGSIPKTYIQNFQAMKNVIRYEVGELCIRPYSRSVTEFATVTTKATNMTFKKFPKNFINIDLSRNKFEGEIPYEIGELHALRGLNFSHNRLSGSIPQSIGNLTNLESLDLSSNILIGRIPFVLTNLNFLEVLNLSYNHLVGEIPEGKQFNTFENNSYIGNSGLCGFPLSKKCNNTKQQSSSLLAK